The following proteins are co-located in the Sulfurovum sp. TSL6 genome:
- a CDS encoding rhodanese-like domain-containing protein encodes MLRNILVVLFLFTFAFAEKNAVMIHAHSIDISYTSEDGKVKKTTIARDSDLRCRKIPFNAREYWDGSYASRDVAEYCKKTFITAAGKLSPMKIHKDIETFGELEVLEFLEEMQDDKEMLFVDSRKTQWFESLTIPSAINIPFIYFTERNKWIEEKKETLKRFGVKGDKTPYDFSKAKTILFFCNGVWCRQSPQMIEALLELGYPPKKMKWYRGGMQSWLSVGMTSTRTAESRVNDN; translated from the coding sequence ATGCTCAGAAATATATTAGTGGTTTTATTTTTATTCACTTTTGCGTTTGCAGAAAAAAATGCAGTTATGATACACGCACATAGTATTGACATTAGCTACACTTCAGAAGATGGGAAAGTCAAAAAAACGACAATAGCCAGAGACTCAGACTTAAGATGTCGCAAGATACCTTTTAATGCAAGAGAGTATTGGGATGGTTCGTATGCCAGTAGAGATGTGGCAGAATATTGTAAAAAAACATTTATTACTGCTGCAGGAAAACTTTCTCCGATGAAGATCCATAAAGACATTGAAACTTTTGGAGAGCTTGAAGTATTGGAGTTTCTTGAAGAGATGCAGGATGACAAGGAGATGTTATTCGTTGACAGCAGAAAAACACAATGGTTTGAAAGTTTGACCATACCTTCGGCGATCAATATCCCTTTTATCTACTTTACTGAACGAAATAAGTGGATCGAAGAGAAGAAAGAAACACTTAAACGTTTTGGGGTTAAAGGTGACAAAACACCTTATGATTTTTCAAAAGCCAAGACTATCCTCTTTTTTTGTAATGGTGTGTGGTGCAGACAGTCACCACAGATGATAGAGGCTCTTTTAGAGTTAGGATACCCACCTAAAAAGATGAAGTGGTATCGTGGAGGTATGCAAAGCTGGTTGAGTGTCGGTATGACCTCTACACGGACAGCAGAGTCACGAGTTAACGATAATTAA
- a CDS encoding fumarate hydratase, producing MREIEFDVVVKAVKDMIMHCGTDLPQDTYDALEAAMEAEKSPVSKEVIRQILENANIAKDEKRPLCQDTGLAVFFVNVGEDVRIKGGLLRDAINKGTEEGYTEGYLRASTCEPFSRLNLKDTVGYNLPAIVHFDIVTGDKIDIEYAAKGGGSENVSRAKVLPPAAGKDGIVEFVKEVISDAGGNPCPPITVGVGIGGTFEKACISSKHALFRDLETKHEDPEMGELEERILNEINNLGIGAMGMGGTKTALAVHIESNPCHIASLPVSVNVQCHSSRHTHITI from the coding sequence ATGAGAGAAATTGAATTTGATGTTGTTGTAAAAGCGGTAAAAGATATGATCATGCATTGTGGTACAGATCTACCACAAGATACGTATGATGCACTAGAAGCTGCTATGGAGGCTGAAAAGTCACCAGTAAGTAAAGAGGTGATCCGCCAAATACTTGAAAATGCAAACATCGCGAAAGACGAGAAGAGACCACTTTGCCAAGATACCGGTTTAGCAGTATTTTTTGTCAATGTTGGGGAAGATGTACGTATTAAGGGTGGCCTTTTAAGAGACGCTATTAATAAAGGAACAGAAGAAGGTTATACTGAGGGGTACTTAAGAGCCTCAACATGTGAACCATTCAGTCGTTTGAATTTAAAAGATACAGTAGGATATAACCTTCCGGCTATTGTTCATTTTGATATCGTAACTGGCGATAAGATCGACATTGAATACGCTGCAAAAGGTGGTGGTTCAGAAAATGTTAGCCGTGCGAAAGTTTTACCTCCCGCTGCTGGCAAAGACGGAATCGTAGAGTTTGTGAAAGAAGTGATCTCTGATGCAGGAGGAAACCCTTGTCCTCCTATAACAGTAGGTGTAGGAATCGGTGGTACATTCGAAAAAGCATGTATCTCTTCTAAACATGCACTCTTTAGAGACTTAGAGACCAAACATGAAGATCCTGAAATGGGTGAACTTGAAGAAAGAATATTGAATGAGATCAATAATCTTGGTATCGGTGCTATGGGGATGGGTGGAACAAAAACAGCATTGGCTGTTCATATTGAGTCTAATCCATGTCATATCGCATCGCTTCCTGTTTCTGTAAATGTTCAGTGTCATTCATCAAGACATACGCATATTACGATATAA
- the dnaE gene encoding DNA polymerase III subunit alpha has product MSEEPKAKPQFTHLHLHTEYSLLDGANKIKALAQKIKEQGMTSVAMTDHGNMFGTIDFYNTMRKEGIKPIIGMEAYVHNQEELGDKSVRQRFHLCLYAKNDVGYKNLMYLSSRAYIDGFYYYPRINWDLLKENSEGLICSSACLQGEVNWHMNLSERNKKFGAKGYEEAKKVALKYQDVFGDDFYLELMRHGIGDQHRIDKQIIQLSQETGIKIVATNDTHYTEQKDADAHEAFMCIAMNKLYDDPNRLRHSVHEFYVKSPEQMAELFADIPEAIESTQEIADKCNLEIKLGDPTPPNFKFARERAAESGISMPEPDTEYSLENDKVLFIEESKRGLEERLKIVPEEKHEEYRDRLQVEIDIINNMKFPGYMLIVWDFVDAAKQMGIPVGPGRGSAAGSLVAYSLGITDIDPMPYGLLFERFLNPERISMPDIDMDFCQARRQEILDYVVEKYGRVNVAQIITFGKLLAKGVIRDVARVLDMPYSKADAMAKLIPDELGIDLKNSYEKEPKINELLESDPQAKRTWEYALALEGLNRNAGTHAAGVVISNEPLWQKTPLFKPTGLDTLATQYSGKYVEDVDLIKFDFLGLKTLTVIEEALQLVEKRHGKRINFVEENIEDKEVYDYISTGETLGLFQIESAGMQDLAKKLKPNGFEDVIAMLALYRPGPMESGMLDDFVERKHGRAEITYAFPELEPILKPTYGVIVYQEQVMQIVQTIGGFSLGGADLVRRAMGKKIKEEMDKLKGQFADGAAQKGFDREKAADLFDLIVKFAGYGFNKSHSAAYAMITFYTSYLKHYYPTEFMAAILTLEKNNTDKVVKYVDELKRMGIKLLPPDINRSGLVFEARKIDDDEVVMFGMGAIKGAGDIAIKTMLEARKEGEFKDFSDFVSRIDSSKVNKKVIESLIKAGALDSFGYSRKAMLSQIEDIIETAKKAGDAKKQAVGSLFGEGAEMTSVTLELSHMAEFEPMEILEMEKESLGFYVSGHPLDKYRETLDEISYTLSSEIDDLADGSQAMFIGKIEEITQKISKKGNKFGIANIMDLHGNIELMLFENRLKELEEDFDLSKPIAFKVKITKDGDFTRMNILKISSMKDAKKTKVKVEKEVKHVEEPVQPPLILSLNLMPDAKIVEELMCLVDKYPGKRPLELHIKSKLADVVIESKMKVSELIMEEAKELGVYLEESLAVEG; this is encoded by the coding sequence ATGTCAGAAGAACCAAAAGCAAAACCGCAATTTACACATCTTCACTTACATACTGAATACTCGCTGCTTGATGGTGCGAATAAGATCAAAGCACTTGCGCAGAAGATCAAAGAGCAGGGCATGACCTCTGTAGCCATGACAGACCATGGTAATATGTTCGGTACCATTGATTTTTATAACACCATGCGTAAGGAAGGGATCAAACCTATCATTGGAATGGAAGCGTATGTACACAACCAGGAGGAGTTGGGTGACAAATCTGTGCGTCAGCGTTTTCACCTTTGTCTCTATGCTAAAAATGATGTCGGTTACAAAAACCTGATGTACCTGAGCTCACGTGCCTATATCGACGGATTTTACTATTACCCACGTATCAATTGGGATCTTCTTAAAGAGAACAGTGAAGGGCTTATCTGTTCTTCTGCCTGTTTGCAAGGAGAAGTCAACTGGCATATGAACCTTTCAGAGAGAAATAAGAAGTTTGGCGCTAAAGGGTATGAGGAAGCAAAAAAAGTGGCCTTAAAATACCAAGATGTCTTTGGTGATGACTTTTACCTTGAGTTGATGCGTCACGGTATCGGGGATCAGCATCGTATAGACAAGCAGATCATACAACTCTCACAAGAGACCGGTATTAAGATAGTGGCAACTAATGATACGCACTATACAGAACAAAAAGATGCAGATGCACATGAAGCATTCATGTGTATCGCAATGAACAAACTCTATGATGATCCTAACCGTTTACGTCATTCGGTCCATGAGTTTTATGTGAAATCACCAGAGCAGATGGCAGAACTTTTTGCAGATATCCCTGAAGCCATTGAAAGTACACAGGAGATCGCGGATAAATGTAATTTGGAGATCAAACTGGGTGATCCTACACCTCCTAACTTTAAATTTGCAAGAGAACGTGCAGCAGAGTCGGGCATCAGTATGCCTGAACCGGACACAGAGTATTCCTTGGAGAATGACAAAGTCCTTTTTATAGAAGAGTCTAAAAGAGGCCTTGAAGAACGTCTCAAGATTGTACCTGAAGAGAAACATGAAGAGTACAGAGACAGACTCCAAGTGGAGATAGATATCATCAACAATATGAAGTTCCCTGGATATATGCTTATCGTTTGGGATTTTGTGGATGCAGCGAAGCAGATGGGGATACCCGTAGGGCCCGGACGTGGTTCTGCAGCTGGATCCCTGGTAGCCTACTCTTTGGGTATTACAGATATAGACCCGATGCCTTATGGATTGCTCTTTGAGCGTTTCTTGAATCCTGAACGTATCTCTATGCCGGATATCGATATGGACTTCTGCCAGGCAAGACGTCAAGAGATACTTGACTATGTGGTGGAGAAGTATGGGCGTGTGAACGTTGCACAGATCATCACCTTTGGTAAATTATTGGCAAAAGGGGTGATACGTGATGTTGCACGTGTACTTGACATGCCTTACTCCAAAGCAGATGCAATGGCCAAACTTATCCCGGATGAACTGGGGATAGATCTGAAAAACTCTTACGAAAAAGAACCGAAGATTAATGAGCTGTTAGAGAGTGATCCTCAGGCAAAACGTACCTGGGAGTATGCATTGGCGCTTGAAGGACTGAACCGTAATGCAGGAACACATGCTGCGGGTGTGGTTATCTCCAATGAACCGCTTTGGCAAAAAACACCCTTATTCAAACCTACGGGACTTGATACGCTTGCAACACAGTACTCCGGTAAGTATGTTGAAGATGTGGATCTCATCAAGTTTGACTTTTTGGGGCTCAAAACACTTACCGTCATAGAAGAAGCTCTACAGCTTGTGGAAAAGAGACATGGCAAGCGTATTAATTTTGTTGAAGAGAATATTGAAGACAAAGAAGTGTATGACTACATCAGTACAGGTGAGACTCTTGGACTGTTCCAGATAGAATCAGCTGGTATGCAGGATTTGGCCAAAAAACTTAAGCCAAACGGTTTTGAAGATGTTATTGCGATGCTTGCACTTTATCGTCCGGGACCGATGGAGTCAGGGATGCTAGATGACTTTGTCGAGCGTAAGCACGGTCGGGCAGAAATCACTTATGCTTTTCCTGAACTTGAGCCTATCCTCAAACCAACTTATGGGGTTATTGTGTATCAGGAACAGGTTATGCAGATCGTGCAGACCATTGGTGGATTTAGTCTTGGGGGTGCGGACCTGGTACGTAGGGCGATGGGTAAGAAGATCAAAGAAGAGATGGATAAACTCAAAGGGCAGTTTGCCGATGGTGCTGCCCAAAAAGGCTTTGACAGAGAAAAAGCAGCAGATCTTTTTGATCTTATCGTAAAGTTTGCAGGCTATGGTTTTAACAAATCTCACTCTGCTGCGTACGCGATGATCACCTTTTATACTTCTTACTTGAAGCATTATTATCCTACAGAGTTCATGGCGGCTATCCTAACACTGGAAAAGAACAATACAGACAAAGTGGTAAAATACGTAGATGAACTCAAACGTATGGGTATTAAACTTCTTCCACCTGACATTAACCGTTCAGGGCTTGTGTTTGAAGCACGTAAGATTGATGATGATGAGGTTGTTATGTTCGGTATGGGTGCCATCAAAGGTGCAGGTGATATCGCGATTAAAACGATGCTTGAAGCAAGGAAAGAGGGAGAGTTCAAAGACTTTTCAGATTTTGTCTCACGTATAGACTCAAGCAAAGTCAATAAAAAGGTCATTGAATCACTGATCAAGGCAGGAGCCCTTGACAGCTTTGGCTACAGTCGTAAAGCGATGCTTTCACAGATAGAAGATATCATAGAGACAGCGAAAAAAGCAGGGGATGCCAAGAAACAAGCTGTAGGTTCACTGTTTGGAGAGGGTGCTGAGATGACCTCTGTCACTTTAGAACTTTCTCATATGGCGGAGTTTGAACCTATGGAAATTCTGGAGATGGAAAAAGAATCATTAGGTTTCTATGTTTCAGGTCACCCGCTGGATAAATACCGTGAAACACTGGATGAGATCAGCTACACACTCAGTTCAGAGATAGATGATCTAGCGGATGGATCACAGGCCATGTTCATAGGTAAAATTGAAGAAATTACGCAGAAGATAAGTAAAAAAGGTAACAAGTTCGGTATCGCCAATATCATGGATCTACACGGTAACATCGAACTGATGCTTTTTGAAAACCGTCTTAAAGAACTGGAAGAAGATTTCGATCTTAGCAAACCCATTGCTTTTAAAGTGAAGATCACTAAAGACGGTGACTTTACACGTATGAATATATTGAAAATTTCAAGTATGAAAGATGCGAAGAAAACGAAAGTCAAAGTGGAAAAAGAGGTCAAACATGTGGAAGAGCCTGTGCAACCCCCACTTATCCTCTCACTTAACCTCATGCCTGATGCAAAGATCGTCGAAGAATTGATGTGTCTGGTCGATAAATACCCAGGAAAACGACCATTAGAACTTCATATCAAGTCGAAACTTGCAGATGTAGTGATAGAATCTAAAATGAAAGTGAGTGAACTTATTATGGAAGAGGCGAAAGAACTCGGGGTTTATTTGGAAGAATCTTTAGCTGTCGAAGGATAA
- the mdh gene encoding malate dehydrogenase produces MVKKGKKVTVIGAGNVGATVAFILAMNGMCHHVVLRDRNTEIAKGKALDMSQAANAARSHTIVSVAEDASGMAGSDVVVITAGSPRLPGMSRDDLLMINAEITKEVVQDVKKYAPDSIIIMVSNPLDVMTYVALKESGFPKERVVGMAGILDSARMAHFIFEKVGYGSGQIRASVMGGHGDDMVPLPKFSTVAGVPLTDILSEKEICEVVERTKHGGAEIVGYLKTGSAYYAPAKSTAIMVEAILKDTKQIHPCAVYLDGHYGHSDVVSGVPVALGANGVEKLFEMTLNDDQKERFEKSVGSVRSMIDVLKDKNFFG; encoded by the coding sequence ATGGTAAAAAAAGGTAAAAAAGTAACGGTTATCGGTGCAGGAAATGTTGGAGCGACCGTAGCATTCATTCTTGCAATGAATGGTATGTGTCACCATGTTGTATTAAGAGATAGAAATACTGAGATCGCTAAAGGTAAAGCATTAGATATGTCACAAGCAGCGAATGCTGCAAGATCACATACCATCGTTTCTGTAGCAGAGGATGCTTCAGGAATGGCAGGATCAGATGTGGTTGTAATCACTGCTGGTAGTCCAAGACTACCAGGAATGAGTAGAGATGACCTGCTTATGATCAATGCAGAAATAACAAAAGAAGTAGTGCAGGATGTAAAAAAATATGCACCCGATTCGATTATCATTATGGTTTCAAATCCTCTTGATGTGATGACCTATGTAGCACTTAAAGAATCAGGTTTCCCAAAAGAAAGAGTTGTTGGAATGGCAGGGATTTTGGATTCTGCAAGAATGGCACACTTTATTTTTGAAAAAGTGGGTTATGGATCAGGTCAGATTCGTGCTTCTGTGATGGGTGGACACGGAGATGATATGGTGCCTTTACCAAAGTTTTCTACTGTTGCTGGTGTACCGTTGACTGATATTTTATCTGAGAAAGAAATATGTGAAGTCGTAGAGCGAACAAAACATGGAGGGGCTGAGATTGTCGGTTACCTCAAAACAGGATCAGCGTATTATGCCCCAGCAAAATCAACAGCGATCATGGTTGAGGCTATTCTTAAAGATACAAAACAGATCCACCCTTGTGCAGTATATTTAGATGGGCATTATGGACATTCTGATGTCGTTTCCGGTGTACCTGTTGCACTTGGTGCAAATGGCGTTGAAAAACTTTTTGAAATGACATTAAATGATGATCAAAAAGAAAGATTTGAAAAAAGTGTTGGTTCTGTTAGAAGTATGATCGATGTACTTAAAGATAAGAATTTTTTTGGCTAA
- a CDS encoding cytochrome C codes for MKKLVAVYVIIMTCGFAEEYTQADRIFDMQKMAQAMQDIQSGFFYNNLDIVKAGAKDLKETVVKIGPIKKETENKDVYERWMTNNTAMTKRIQRKIAQNTDDIVARFSAGDATQALQFYSKISSECMKCHVRLRKW; via the coding sequence ATGAAAAAATTAGTGGCAGTTTACGTCATCATAATGACTTGTGGATTTGCGGAAGAGTACACGCAGGCAGATAGAATTTTTGACATGCAAAAGATGGCACAGGCGATGCAAGATATTCAGTCTGGTTTTTTCTATAATAACCTGGATATAGTGAAAGCCGGTGCAAAAGATTTAAAAGAAACTGTTGTTAAAATAGGACCCATAAAAAAAGAAACAGAAAATAAAGATGTCTATGAAAGATGGATGACCAATAATACGGCAATGACCAAACGAATACAAAGAAAGATTGCACAAAATACAGATGACATCGTTGCACGTTTTTCTGCTGGTGATGCAACGCAAGCATTACAGTTTTATAGCAAGATATCATCAGAATGTATGAAATGCCATGTACGTTTGAGAAAATGGTAA
- a CDS encoding NADP-dependent isocitrate dehydrogenase, with translation MSNLPKIIWSKIDEAPALATYSLLPIVNAFTQAAGVEVVESDISLAGRVLAAMGLAEDELSKLGEVVLQPDGNIIKLPNISASAGQLKDCIAELQGQGYDIPNYPENPTTDEEKAIQAKYATCLGSAVNPVLREGNSDRRAAKAVKRFAQNNPHRLKAFAENSKAYVAHMEGKGDFYGNEKSVTVDKAQKVTIALNGKELTTIDALAGEVLDGTFMSVAALREFYGKTIEDAKAKDLIWSLHLKATMMKISDPIMFGHGFEIFFADVFAKYADTFKEVGVNPNMGMSDLEKKIAGHAQEAEIKAAFQAAVDADAPKIAMVDSDKGQTNFNASNDVIIDASMPVVVREGGKQWDRTGAALETVAVVPDSTYAMFHAEMVADCVKNGQFDVSTMGTMQNIGLMAQKAEEYGSHPTTFELAEAGTVTVTGEDGVLMSFECEAGDIWRMARTKDIPIKDWVRLTVERTRLEGIPAVFWLDENRAHDAELIKKVNTYLADHDTDGLDIQFMNVTDATRFTNTRIRRGENTIAVTGNVLRDHLTDMYPILELGTSAKMLSIVPLLAGGGLYETGAGGSAPKHVDQFLAEGHLRWDSLGEFLALAESLRFIGQKHDDAKLKALTEALDEANNGYLDNSKEPGRKVGQPDNKASHFFLAQYWAEALANGSDAELAAKFAPVAKALKENEEKIMEELLAVEGQPQDVGGYFHPNDELAAKAMRPSATLNAIIDAI, from the coding sequence ATGTCAAACTTACCAAAAATAATATGGTCAAAAATCGATGAGGCGCCGGCACTTGCTACGTATTCATTGTTACCAATCGTAAACGCGTTTACTCAAGCAGCAGGCGTAGAAGTTGTAGAGAGTGACATCTCATTAGCAGGAAGAGTACTTGCAGCTATGGGTTTAGCAGAAGATGAACTCTCTAAACTAGGTGAAGTGGTTCTACAACCAGATGGAAACATCATTAAACTTCCAAACATTTCAGCTTCTGCAGGTCAACTTAAAGATTGTATCGCTGAGCTTCAAGGTCAAGGTTACGATATTCCTAACTACCCTGAAAATCCAACAACGGATGAAGAGAAAGCTATTCAAGCTAAATATGCTACTTGTTTAGGTTCTGCTGTTAACCCAGTACTTAGAGAAGGAAATTCAGACAGACGTGCTGCAAAAGCTGTAAAAAGATTTGCACAGAATAACCCACACAGACTTAAGGCTTTTGCTGAAAACTCAAAAGCATATGTTGCACATATGGAAGGTAAGGGAGATTTCTACGGAAACGAGAAATCTGTGACTGTGGATAAAGCTCAAAAAGTGACTATCGCTCTTAACGGTAAAGAGTTAACAACTATCGATGCACTTGCTGGTGAAGTACTTGATGGTACATTTATGTCAGTTGCTGCACTTAGAGAATTCTATGGTAAAACAATTGAAGATGCAAAAGCAAAAGATCTTATATGGTCACTTCACTTGAAAGCGACTATGATGAAGATCTCTGACCCAATTATGTTCGGTCACGGATTTGAAATCTTCTTTGCAGATGTATTTGCTAAATATGCAGACACATTTAAAGAAGTTGGTGTTAATCCTAACATGGGTATGTCTGACCTTGAGAAAAAGATCGCTGGTCACGCTCAAGAAGCTGAGATCAAAGCTGCTTTCCAAGCAGCAGTTGATGCTGATGCCCCAAAGATCGCAATGGTTGATTCAGATAAAGGTCAAACAAACTTTAACGCATCTAACGATGTAATTATCGATGCTTCTATGCCTGTAGTAGTTAGAGAAGGTGGTAAACAATGGGACAGAACAGGTGCTGCTCTTGAAACTGTTGCAGTTGTTCCTGATTCTACCTACGCAATGTTCCACGCTGAAATGGTAGCTGACTGTGTGAAAAACGGTCAATTCGATGTATCTACAATGGGTACAATGCAGAATATCGGTCTTATGGCTCAAAAAGCTGAAGAGTACGGTTCTCACCCGACTACATTTGAACTAGCTGAAGCTGGTACTGTAACTGTAACAGGTGAAGATGGTGTTCTAATGAGCTTTGAGTGTGAAGCTGGAGATATTTGGAGAATGGCTAGAACAAAAGATATACCGATCAAAGACTGGGTAAGACTGACTGTTGAGAGAACAAGACTTGAAGGTATCCCTGCAGTATTCTGGTTAGATGAAAACAGAGCACACGATGCAGAGCTTATCAAAAAAGTAAATACTTACTTAGCTGATCATGACACGGATGGTTTAGACATTCAATTCATGAATGTGACTGATGCGACTAGATTTACAAACACAAGAATAAGAAGAGGTGAAAACACGATCGCTGTAACTGGTAACGTACTTAGAGACCACTTGACTGATATGTACCCGATCCTAGAGCTTGGTACTTCAGCTAAAATGCTTTCTATCGTTCCATTGCTTGCTGGTGGAGGATTGTATGAAACTGGTGCTGGTGGATCTGCTCCTAAGCACGTTGACCAATTCCTTGCAGAGGGTCACTTAAGATGGGATTCATTGGGTGAGTTCTTGGCATTGGCTGAGTCATTAAGATTCATCGGTCAAAAACATGACGATGCAAAACTTAAAGCACTTACAGAAGCTTTAGATGAAGCAAACAACGGTTACCTTGATAACAGTAAAGAGCCAGGTAGAAAAGTAGGTCAACCAGATAACAAAGCATCTCACTTCTTCTTGGCACAATACTGGGCAGAAGCACTTGCAAATGGTTCAGATGCTGAACTCGCTGCGAAGTTCGCTCCAGTGGCTAAAGCACTGAAAGAGAATGAAGAGAAGATCATGGAGGAGCTTCTTGCTGTTGAAGGTCAACCACAAGATGTTGGTGGATACTTCCATCCAAATGATGAGTTAGCTGCTAAAGCTATGAGACCATCTGCTACACTTAATGCGATCATTGACGCTATATAA
- a CDS encoding DJ-1 family glyoxalase III: MASVLLPIAKGFEELEAVALIDVMRRGGIEVRVAYLEDEFQGNLVLGANGITLQADTSIKNVISDDFDMMVLPGGWGGTHALAENARVIELLQEFKATKVVGAMCAAPFALKKAGVLGNAYTCYPGAKEEIDHPGYREDSKVVTDGNVMTSQGPGTAVCFGLAIVERLVGKESMQAVKDGMLLGYC, translated from the coding sequence ATGGCAAGTGTATTATTACCTATAGCAAAAGGTTTTGAAGAATTAGAAGCGGTTGCACTTATTGATGTAATGCGCCGCGGAGGTATAGAAGTGCGAGTCGCATATTTGGAAGATGAGTTCCAGGGTAACTTGGTCCTGGGGGCTAATGGAATCACACTTCAGGCTGACACATCTATTAAAAATGTCATATCTGATGACTTTGATATGATGGTGCTTCCTGGTGGTTGGGGTGGAACACATGCCTTGGCTGAAAATGCAAGGGTGATAGAGCTCTTGCAAGAGTTCAAAGCTACAAAAGTGGTAGGTGCAATGTGTGCCGCGCCCTTTGCACTTAAAAAAGCCGGTGTTTTAGGCAATGCGTATACGTGTTACCCTGGTGCCAAAGAGGAGATAGACCATCCTGGTTATAGAGAGGATAGCAAAGTGGTTACCGACGGTAATGTGATGACTTCTCAAGGTCCGGGAACAGCCGTTTGTTTCGGGCTTGCCATTGTAGAACGTCTTGTTGGAAAAGAGAGTATGCAGGCTGTGAAAGATGGTATGCTTTTAGGATATTGCTAA
- a CDS encoding DUF302 domain-containing protein produces MKFIKGLFTFVGAVVVIGFIFAFVKFDLGTRIGQVSKLDPQALPEYMKMFDKVLITGDPAKGMIRKVKMVIPEGMSKQEAFENALEIMDETAGEFGMALVDSKTMPRNGKLFKNGGLLTHIRSYCSPYIADIFLAHSAEFIGFMPCRIGFVEEPNGDIYIYTMSMELMINGGYVLEPKLLKLANEVRTGMYTMMENAAAGEW; encoded by the coding sequence ATGAAATTTATTAAGGGTTTGTTTACATTTGTAGGCGCAGTAGTTGTGATCGGTTTTATTTTCGCATTCGTGAAGTTTGATCTGGGTACAAGGATCGGACAGGTAAGCAAGCTTGATCCTCAGGCATTACCCGAGTATATGAAAATGTTTGACAAAGTTCTCATAACAGGAGATCCTGCTAAAGGGATGATCCGTAAAGTAAAGATGGTCATCCCCGAAGGTATGAGCAAACAAGAAGCATTTGAGAATGCTTTAGAGATCATGGATGAAACAGCAGGTGAGTTTGGTATGGCATTGGTAGACAGTAAAACGATGCCTAGAAATGGCAAGTTGTTCAAAAACGGTGGGCTTCTTACCCACATTCGTTCCTATTGTTCTCCTTATATCGCAGATATATTTTTAGCACATTCAGCTGAGTTCATTGGTTTTATGCCATGTAGAATTGGTTTCGTTGAAGAGCCAAATGGAGACATCTATATCTATACGATGAGTATGGAACTAATGATCAATGGTGGTTATGTGTTAGAACCTAAACTTCTTAAGCTTGCAAATGAAGTAAGAACAGGTATGTATACGATGATGGAAAATGCTGCTGCTGGAGAGTGGTGA
- a CDS encoding efflux RND transporter periplasmic adaptor subunit gives MKIKTLIIVILLFNVFSQAGDIILTGTVVSDGQKMIGSRFMGYIKKVHVKLGDKVKREDELYEMESAEFDIMKSQADLMLEQSKIIVEYWREKLRDVNTKKLRLKNTYRDDNKIFLTDMYDLDAQAANIESMLEAMQIMVKEATIKAKQMASTYNYIKMKAPSDGVVVQKNIKVGDMIMPGMLTIMIVDTENLEIDVSISESIISRVKTGMKVPVEIPSLDYKTMGIIHAIVPDANPMTHKIKMRIRFNRGTKNIFPGMYAKVTLKNGK, from the coding sequence ATGAAAATTAAGACATTAATCATTGTAATATTATTATTCAATGTATTTTCTCAGGCGGGGGATATCATTTTAACAGGTACCGTTGTCTCTGATGGCCAGAAAATGATAGGCAGCCGTTTTATGGGATATATCAAAAAAGTACATGTAAAACTAGGTGACAAAGTAAAAAGAGAAGATGAACTGTATGAAATGGAGTCTGCTGAATTTGACATCATGAAATCTCAAGCTGATCTCATGCTTGAACAGTCAAAGATCATTGTTGAATATTGGCGTGAAAAATTAAGAGATGTCAATACCAAAAAATTAAGATTAAAAAATACCTATCGTGACGATAATAAGATCTTCCTTACAGATATGTATGATCTAGATGCTCAAGCAGCAAATATAGAGTCGATGTTAGAAGCAATGCAAATCATGGTTAAAGAAGCCACCATAAAAGCAAAGCAAATGGCAAGTACCTATAACTACATCAAAATGAAAGCGCCTTCTGATGGTGTTGTTGTACAAAAGAATATCAAAGTGGGTGATATGATCATGCCCGGTATGTTAACCATCATGATCGTAGATACAGAAAATTTAGAGATCGATGTGTCTATTTCAGAAAGTATTATATCGAGAGTGAAGACTGGTATGAAAGTACCAGTAGAAATACCATCTCTTGATTACAAAACGATGGGCATCATACATGCTATTGTACCTGATGCCAATCCTATGACACATAAAATAAAAATGCGTATACGTTTTAACAGAGGAACTAAGAACATTTTCCCTGGAATGTATGCGAAAGTGACACTGAAGAACGGCAAATAA